The genomic DNA GGCCATGCTCGGCTACCCGCCGGAGTCCATCGCTACCGGTGGGCTGCAGGTCTATACGACGGTTGACCTGCGCTTTCAAGACCTGGCTGAGCGGACAGCAAAAGAACAGGTCGCTGCGCTGCGTGATGTGCACCACATGACCAATGCTGCGGTGGTCATCCTGCACCCGTTGACCGGCGAGGTGCTGGCGATGGTAGGCAGCGTGGACTACTGGGACGACAGCATCGACGGGCGGGTGAACGTGGCGCTGGCTCCCCGCCAGCCCGGCAGCACGATGAAGCCGTTCACCTATGCGGCGGCGCTGGAACTGGGCTGGACTCCGGCCACCATCCTCTGGGACACCGAGGTGCGCCTGGAAGCACCGGGTCAGCCGCCTTACATCCCGGTCAACTACGACCGCACCCATCACGGGCCGGTTCGGCTGCGCGATGCGCTGGCCAACAGCTATAACATCCCGGCGGTGCAGACTCTGCGGCAGGTGACAGTGCCCTATTTGTTGAACCTGATGCAGCGTTTTGGGGTGCAGAGTCTGGGCGATGATGCGTCCCGCTATGGGCTATCGCTCACGCTGGGGGGCGGCGAGGTCACGTTGCTGGAACTGACCCGCGCCTACAGCGTGTTCGCTAATGGCGGGTTGCTCGTGCCCACCACCATGATCCGTTGCATCATCGATGGCGATAACAACATCGTTTACCAGTACGAGAATGGTTGCCCGCGCGGGCAGGCTACTACGCGGACGGTCAACGTGATGGCCTACGGCCTGCCGGTGCTGGATCCACGTATCGCCTTCTTGATCAGCGATATTCTGGCCGACAACGAAGCCCGCACGCCGGCTATGGGCGCCCGCAGCCCGCTTTACACCGGTGACATTGTAAGCAGCGTCAAGACCGGGACAACCAACGATACCCGCGACAACTGGACAGTCGGCTATACCCATAATGTGGTTGTCGGCGTGTGGACCGGCAACAGCGATAACTCGGCGATGGTCAACACCAGCGGCCTGATTGGCGCTGCGCCGATCTGGAACGCTATCCTGCGCAGCCTGTATGCCGACCCAGACCTGCTGGCGGTACTGGCCCAGGACGGGCAACTCCTGCCGGATTATCTAACCGCGCCGCCCGGTCTGAGTCGGCGGCCGGTGTGCGCGATCCAGACGCTGCGCGATCCGGCCACCGAGTGCCCAACCACAAAGGTGGAGTGGTTCATGGATAGCCCGGCGCTTGTTCCTGACGGGCAGGGTGGCCTGACGGCGGGCAGCACACCGCTTTCTCAGCCGCTGGTGACGCCTGACCCGGATGCTTATGGCCCGCAACTGAACGAAATAGAAGATGGCCTGTTCCAGGCGCTGGTCAAGCCGCTGGCGCCTGATCTGGCCCAGGCGCTGGTCAGCCGCACCGATCCAACCCTGCCGGAAGTTCCGCCGCGCTACTGCCTGATCCCCAATGAAGTCGACCCGGCCATGGTTCCCGGTGCTCAGACGCTACTGTTCATCGGCCCACCGCCCGATCCACGCGATGCCATCTATGCGGCAGCCTGGGCGCAGGCGCACAACGTGCCAATCCTGCCGACCCTGCCGTGCACGGCGGAGCTGCTGGTGCTGGGCAGCGGCGGCCCGGCGGTTGTCGAAGCCTATATCACGTCCCCTGCGCCTGGTCAGGAGGTCAGGACGGAGATTCCGATCATCGGCACGGCCAATTTCACGCCGCAACAAGCCGCGTACTACAAGCTGGAAATTCGCGGTCCGGCCTTCCCGGAGTGGGTAACGCTGGGCCAGCCGCACAGCAATGCCGTGATTAACGGCCAGCTGGAAACGCTGGCGGCAGCCGGTCTGCCCTCCGGCACTTACTACCTGCGCCTGGTGATCGTTGGGCTGGACGGCAACTACCTGCAGGAGCCGTACCAAGTGGCTTTCATCGTGCCCTGAGGTCTGGTCCGCCGCGACGCAGCAAAAAGCCCCGCCGGGCATGGCGGGGCTTTTTGTCACGGGGCTTGGTCCTGGCGCTAGAGGATGGGCAGCAGGAGTGGCAGCAGCAGGCCGATGTTCTGCGGGCACTGCAGATTGAACAGCTCCGGCATCAGCGGCAGATCGCACCACAGGTTGAGGTAGTCGATGACGAAGCCGATGATGGCGATGGAAACAATGCACAGCAGCACCAGACAGCCGCAGCCAATGGCGATCCAGCGCCCGGTGTTGCTGGCCTGAGGCTGCTCTTCGTAGTATTCGTAGCCCGCCTGTTCCTCCGCGTAGGGCCGGGCGGGGGCGCTATACTGTGGTTGCACGTATGGCTCAACTGGTGGCTGGCGGACGGGCGGTGCGTAAGGCTCCGGCTGGACGACGGGCTGCGGCCCGTAGGCGGGCGGGCGAGCCGTTGCACCGATCATGGTCTCCTGCTGCGCTACACCGGGAACCTGACTGATCCGGGCCTCGTAGGAGAGGGTAACCGTCTCGCCCAGGCCGATCGTGTCGCCGTTCAGCAGCGGGCGCACCCCGGTCAGACGCTGGCCGTTGACGAACGTCCCATTGGTGGAACCGAGATCTTCCAGCGTGTAGCCGGTCGGGGTTCGGGTCAGCCGGCAGTGATGGCGACTGACCTCCGGATCGTTGATCACGATGTCGTTGGTGATATCGCGCCCCAGGGCGATGATGTCTTTGCTCAGTTCATACGTCTGGTTGGGCTGCGGGCCACGTCGAACAACGAGCCGAATGCCGCCGTTCGCTTGCATCTGATGCCTCCTCATCCGGGCAGGGAGAGGGGAGTCTCGCCTGATAAGACCTTGTCGTTGACGATGGGAAGTATAGGAGCAATGAGGGAGGCTGTCAAACAGAGATCAGGGGGGCGGGTGGCCGGGAATGGAGGCCGCGGGAAGGGAAAAAGCAGGGAACTTTCCGGCGGGGGAGTACGTCTAGTAGCCAGAGCACTCGATCTGGCCGTTGATGTTCTGGTGAGGTGGCTTATGAAACGCGCAGTTCTGGTATTGAGCACGCTCCTGCTGCTGCTGACGACGGTCTGGCCCGCCCTGGCGGATGGCATCATCATCCCTCTGCCGCCGCCAATCCCCGGCCCCGTCA from Anaerolineae bacterium includes the following:
- a CDS encoding FHA domain-containing protein, giving the protein MQANGGIRLVVRRGPQPNQTYELSKDIIALGRDITNDIVINDPEVSRHHCRLTRTPTGYTLEDLGSTNGTFVNGQRLTGVRPLLNGDTIGLGETVTLSYEARISQVPGVAQQETMIGATARPPAYGPQPVVQPEPYAPPVRQPPVEPYVQPQYSAPARPYAEEQAGYEYYEEQPQASNTGRWIAIGCGCLVLLCIVSIAIIGFVIDYLNLWCDLPLMPELFNLQCPQNIGLLLPLLLPIL